One window from the genome of Leptospira wolffii serovar Khorat str. Khorat-H2 encodes:
- a CDS encoding PH domain-containing protein: MEDSEQIKRWEDRIKASAWVGFGSAALTAVASIVSIFVESLRSIGMDPWSLVDAALMAAVSYGTLRKNYLAAFGQVALALLTRIILLIEGTRSIGVVIGGFVFIALYLVGAIAAYNLHRYNREKRAEAGIPEERKSVGFYILSVFGSLFILGFLFLVWVGVVGPEIEVVSGNMLKSKYLDFVKEKNLIGKNEKIIYWYSDAFIDFKESFSFFTDKKLVIYQAELAENPAIVVPYSKIEDMELDLDSSRVFVYLKNEESEVYFPVPSSEDEARKFYDGLEKEWKKR; this comes from the coding sequence ATGGAAGACTCAGAACAGATCAAAAGATGGGAAGATAGGATCAAAGCTTCCGCGTGGGTGGGATTCGGCTCGGCGGCACTGACGGCCGTGGCCAGCATCGTTAGTATTTTCGTAGAATCTCTCCGATCCATAGGGATGGACCCTTGGTCTCTTGTCGACGCGGCTCTTATGGCTGCGGTAAGTTACGGGACTCTTCGCAAGAACTATTTGGCGGCTTTCGGACAAGTAGCTCTGGCGCTCCTGACTAGAATCATTTTACTGATTGAAGGAACTAGATCGATAGGCGTCGTCATAGGCGGATTCGTATTTATCGCCCTTTACCTCGTCGGAGCGATCGCCGCTTATAATCTGCATCGATACAATCGGGAGAAGAGAGCGGAGGCTGGAATTCCGGAAGAAAGAAAGAGTGTAGGATTCTATATTCTCTCCGTATTCGGTTCCTTGTTTATATTGGGCTTTCTTTTCTTGGTCTGGGTCGGAGTAGTGGGGCCCGAAATAGAAGTAGTTTCCGGAAATATGCTGAAATCCAAATATTTGGATTTCGTAAAGGAAAAGAATCTGATCGGTAAGAATGAGAAGATCATCTATTGGTATTCCGACGCATTCATCGATTTTAAGGAAAGCTTCTCCTTCTTTACGGATAAAAAACTGGTGATTTATCAAGCGGAACTCGCGGAGAATCCCGCAATCGTGGTTCCTTATTCTAAAATCGAAGATATGGAATTGGATTTGGATTCTTCTCGTGTGTTTGTATATCTAAAAAACGAAGAATCGGAAGTGTATTTTCCCGTGCCCTCCTCGGAGGACGAAGCTAGAAAATTCTACGACGGTCTCGAGAAAGAATGGAAGAAGAGATAA